A single genomic interval of Pseudochaenichthys georgianus chromosome 3, fPseGeo1.2, whole genome shotgun sequence harbors:
- the LOC139433624 gene encoding phosphatidate phosphatase LPIN1-like has translation MFTIDLSSDEEREGDSRPVYGDQGSIANTLTHPSTDWIRSQSHGIKTVESLSIPAACGLSISCPQQTSHFPPHVSGLDDSRPSTPKSDSELTNQKNPEILWTWGELPQAAQPAFLTDHQKQHPPPVVSIPVSSSTHFRTILDMGPPSLNLYAPQPGEFFFPFSSTSLFLNGCVYSVSLSHHCALYSMKRC, from the exons ATGTTTACTATTGACCTGAGCTCTGAcgaggagagagagggtgacagcag aCCTGTGTACGGTGATCAGGGGTCTATAGCCAACACGCTCACACACCCCAGCACTGACTGGATCCGTTCACAGAG TCATGGGATCAAGACGGTGGAGTCGCTCTCCATCCCTGCTGCCTGTGGTCTGTCCATCTCTTGTCCTCAGCAGACCTCTCACTTCCCCCCCCACGTTAG CGGCCTCGACGATTCTAGGCCATCAACACCGAAGAGCGACTcagagctaaccaatcagaaaaACCCTGAGATTTTGTGGACCTGGGGGGAGCTGCCGCAAGCTGCCCAG CCGGCCTTCCTGACTGACCACCAGAAGCAGCACCCTCCCCCAGTGGTCTCCATCCCGGTGTCTTCCAGCACTCATTTTAGAACCATCCTTGACATGGGACCCCCCTCCCTCAATCTCTACGCTCCCCAGCCAGGGGAGTTCTTTTTCCCATTCTCTTCTACCTCTCTCTTTCTTAATGGTTGTGTCTACTCGGTCTCTTTATCTCATCATTGTGCATTGTACTCTATGAAAAGATGTTAA
- the LOC117439735 gene encoding phosphatidate phosphatase LPIN1-like isoform X3, which yields MNYVGQLAGQVFVQVKELYRGLNPATLSGCIDVIVVRQPDGTLKCSPFHVRFGKMGVLRSREKLVDIEINGEPVSLHMKLGENGEAFFVKETENTMEIVPSYLATSPIVSTGAELMESQLGRGTFRHHDTIPCGSLPVQSLGMLQSDGGMIKKRRKRRRKARPEAGGGGGRREESDEEFSEDQDMFTIDLSSDEEREGDSRPVYGDQGSIANTLTHPSTDWIRSQSHGIKTVESLSIPAACGLSISCPQQTSHFPPHVSGLDDSRPSTPKSDSELTNQKNPEILWTWGELPQAAQPAFLTDHQKQHPPPVVSIPVSSSTHFRTILDMGPPSLNLYAPQPGESAAHSEDKDTEESKSGARAGLTMTTVDRPGVGEVENVGQFCAEIEGLSASSVSPRILIDHLEEGGAGESPIRSTDSPSKRKEKRSQHLGADGIYLDDITELQPEVAALYFPKSDGGSSSMRGDSELMMMGIRSANQSPHSEGSSGMGSSGMDSGVDSLSDHIGDLPHVSISLCGGLTDNREITRDQFQERAISYKQFSENPSLIDDPNLVVKIGNKYFNWNTAAPVMLAMQVYQKPLPQASVENIMKEKMPKKGGRWWFSWRTRNSDSKSESVTDGGGDSGESSLTMPSMNSTKDESSSSDEDNRSSNQASGSCQPEPLMSPGSVFYKKTLRLNSEQLASLQLKEGANEVVFSVTTQYQGTCRCHGTIYLWSWDDKIVISDIDGTITRSDTLGHILPTLGKDWTHQGIARFYHKVSQNGYKFMFCSARAIGMADMTRGYLHWVNERGTMLPMGPVLLSPSSLFSALHREVIEKKPEKFKIECLSDIKQLFYPNTEPFYAAFGNRATDVYSYKEVGVPLNRIFTVNPKGELIQEHAKTNISSYVRLCEMVDHDFPLLAPNEGADLPRSDTFDQCYWNKELPEGTDEQGEEPQPLVAS from the exons ATGAACTATGTGGGTCAGTTGGCGGGTCAGGTGTTTGTGCAGGTCAAGGAGCTTTACAGGGGACTCAACCCTGCAACCCTGTCAGGATGTATAGATGTCATCGTGGTCCGGCAGCCCGATGGCACCCTGAAGTGCTCCCCCTTCCACGTCCGCTTCGGCAAGATGGGTGTGCTGCGTTCCAGAGAGAAACTG GTTGACATCGAAATTAACGGAGAGCCGGTGAGTTTGCACATGAAGCTGGGAGAGAATGGAGAGGCCTTCTTTGTCAAAGAAACTGAAAACACGATG GAAATAGTCCCATCCTACCTTGCGACCTCACCCATCGTGTCGACTGGTGCAGAGTTAATGGAGTCCCAGCTGGGGAGGGGCACTTTCCGTCACCATG ACACCATCCCCTGCGGTTCACTTCCTGTCCAGAGCCTGGGAATGCTGCAAAGTGATGGGGGGATGAtaaagaagaggaggaagaggaggaggaaggcacGACCAGaggcaggtggaggaggagggaggagagaggagagtgaTGAAGAGTTCTCAGAGGACCAGGACATGTTTACTATTGACCTGAGCTCTGAcgaggagagagagggtgacagcag aCCTGTGTACGGTGATCAGGGGTCTATAGCCAACACGCTCACACACCCCAGCACTGACTGGATCCGTTCACAGAG TCATGGGATCAAGACGGTGGAGTCGCTCTCCATCCCTGCTGCCTGTGGTCTGTCCATCTCTTGTCCTCAGCAGACCTCTCACTTCCCCCCCCACGTTAG CGGCCTCGACGATTCTAGGCCATCAACACCGAAGAGCGACTcagagctaaccaatcagaaaaACCCTGAGATTTTGTGGACCTGGGGGGAGCTGCCGCAAGCTGCCCAG CCGGCCTTCCTGACTGACCACCAGAAGCAGCACCCTCCCCCAGTGGTCTCCATCCCGGTGTCTTCCAGCACTCATTTTAGAACCATCCTTGACATGGGACCCCCCTCCCTCAATCTCTACGCTCCCCAGCCAGGGGAGTCTGCTGCTCACAGTGAGGACAAGGACACCGAAGAAAGCAAAAGTGGAGCCAGGGCCGGACTAACTATGACGACTGTGGACAGGCCTGGAG TTGGAGAGGTGGAAAATGTTGGGCAGTTTTGTGCGGAGATTGAGGGTTTATCAGCCAGCTCAGTGTCTCCCAGGATTCTCATTGATCATCTTGAAGAAGGTGGGGCTGGAGAAAGTCCCATCAGATCAACTGATTCACCATCAAAGAGGAAAG aaAAAAGAAGCCAACACCTTGGCGCTGATGGCATTTACCTGGATGACATCACAGAGCTGCAGCCTGAAGTAGCTGCTCTCTACTTCCCTAAAAG TGACGGTGGCAGCAGCTCCATGAGAGGCGACTCTGAGTTGATGATGATGGGAATACGGAGCGCAAATCAGTCCCCCCACTCAGAGGGCAGCAGTGGGATGGGCAGCAGTGGGATGGACAGCGGTGTTGACAGTTTGTCCGACCACATAGGGGACCTGCCTCATGTTTCCATCTCTTTGTGTGGAGGACTCACTGACAACAGAGAGATCACAAGAG ATCAGTTCCAGGAGAGAGCAATTTCCTACAAGCAGTTTTCGGAAAACCCTTCTCTTATCGATGACCCCAACCTGGTTGTCAAGATAGGAAACAA GTACTTCAACTGGAACACAGCAGCTCCTGTCATGCTGGCCATGCAGGTTTATCAGAAACCACTGCCCCAG GCCTCAGTGGAGAACATCATGAAGGAGAAGATGCCAAAGAAAGGAGGACGCTGGTGGTTCTCATGGAGGACCCGGAACAGCGACTCCAAATCA GAATCAGTGACGGATGGGGGGGGAGACAGTGGAGAGAGCTCACTCACCATGCCCTCAATGAACAG CACAAAGGATGAGTCATCCTCTAGTGATGAAGACAACAGATCGTCCAATCAGGCATCAGGATCCTGCCAGCCGGAGCCCCTCATGAGTCCTGGCAGCGTCTTTTACAAGAAGACTCTTCGGCTCAACTCAGAGCAGCTG gctagCCTGCAGCTGAAAGAGGGAGCCAATGAAGTGGTGTTCAGTGTGACCACTCAGTATCAGGGCACATGTCGCTGCCATGGCACAATCTATCTGTGGAGCTGGGATGACAAGATAGTTATCTCCGATATAGATGGAACCATCACCAG GTCAGACACGCTGGGTCACATCCTCCCTACTCTGGGTAAAGACTGGACCCACCAGGGTATCGCTCGGTTCTACCACAAAGTCAGCCA GAATGGATATAAATTCATGTTCTGCTCGGCGAGGGCCATTGGTATGGCTGACATGACGCGAGGCTACCTGCACTGGGTCAATGAGAGGGGAACCATGCTGCCTATGGGCCCGGTGCTGctcagccccagcagccttttCTCTGCTTTGCACAG GGAGGTGATTGAGAAGAAACCAGAGAAGTTTAAGATTGAGTGTCTCTCAGACATAAAGCAACTGTTCTACCCCAACACTGAGCCTTTCTACGCTGCTTTTGGAAACAGAGCTACG GATGTGTATTCCTATAAGGAGGTGGGCGTTCCTCTGAACAGGATTTTCACTGTCAATCCCAAGGGGGAGCTGATACAGGAGCATGCCAAAACCAATATCTCCTC CTATGTGCGTCTGTGCGAGATGGTCGATCATGACTTTCCGCTCCTAGCTCCAAATGAGGGAGCAGACCTTCCCCGCTCTGACACCTTCGACCAGTGCTACTGGAACAAAGAACTTCCTGAAGGCACTGACGAGCAAGGTGAAGAGCCACAGCCCCTTGTGGCAAGCTGA
- the LOC117439735 gene encoding phosphatidate phosphatase LPIN1-like isoform X2, producing MNYVGQLAGQVFVQVKELYRGLNPATLSGCIDVIVVRQPDGTLKCSPFHVRFGKMGVLRSREKLVDIEINGEPVSLHMKLGENGEAFFVKETENTMEIVPSYLATSPIVSTGAELMESQLGRGTFRHHDTIPCGSLPVQSLGMLQSDGGMIKKRRKRRRKARPEAGGGGGRREESDEEFSEDQDMFTIDLSSDEEREGDSRPVYGDQGSIANTLTHPSTDWIRSQSHGIKTVESLSIPAACGLSISCPQQTSHFPPHVSGLDDSRPSTPKSDSELTNQKNPEILWTWGELPQAAQPAFLTDHQKQHPPPVVSIPVSSSTHFRTILDMGPPSLNLYAPQPGESAAHSEDKDTEESKSGARAGLTMTTVDRPGVGEVENVGQFCAEIEGLSASSVSPRILIDHLEEGGAGESPIRSTDSPSKRKEKRSQHLGADGIYLDDITELQPEVAALYFPKSDGGSSSMRGDSELMMMGIRSANQSPHSEGSSGMGSSGMDSGVDSLSDHIGDLPHVSISLCGGLTDNREITRDQFQERAISYKQFSENPSLIDDPNLVVKIGNKYFNWNTAAPVMLAMQVYQKPLPQCWCLSYVFSAFGLFSYCLPGLFGSSHSQPASVENIMKEKMPKKGGRWWFSWRTRNSDSKSESVTDGGGDSGESSLTMPSMNSTKDESSSSDEDNRSSNQASGSCQPEPLMSPGSVFYKKTLRLNSEQLASLQLKEGANEVVFSVTTQYQGTCRCHGTIYLWSWDDKIVISDIDGTITRSDTLGHILPTLGKDWTHQGIARFYHKVSQNGYKFMFCSARAIGMADMTRGYLHWVNERGTMLPMGPVLLSPSSLFSALHREVIEKKPEKFKIECLSDIKQLFYPNTEPFYAAFGNRATDVYSYKEVGVPLNRIFTVNPKGELIQEHAKTNISSYVRLCEMVDHDFPLLAPNEGADLPRSDTFDQCYWNKELPEGTDEQGEEPQPLVAS from the exons ATGAACTATGTGGGTCAGTTGGCGGGTCAGGTGTTTGTGCAGGTCAAGGAGCTTTACAGGGGACTCAACCCTGCAACCCTGTCAGGATGTATAGATGTCATCGTGGTCCGGCAGCCCGATGGCACCCTGAAGTGCTCCCCCTTCCACGTCCGCTTCGGCAAGATGGGTGTGCTGCGTTCCAGAGAGAAACTG GTTGACATCGAAATTAACGGAGAGCCGGTGAGTTTGCACATGAAGCTGGGAGAGAATGGAGAGGCCTTCTTTGTCAAAGAAACTGAAAACACGATG GAAATAGTCCCATCCTACCTTGCGACCTCACCCATCGTGTCGACTGGTGCAGAGTTAATGGAGTCCCAGCTGGGGAGGGGCACTTTCCGTCACCATG ACACCATCCCCTGCGGTTCACTTCCTGTCCAGAGCCTGGGAATGCTGCAAAGTGATGGGGGGATGAtaaagaagaggaggaagaggaggaggaaggcacGACCAGaggcaggtggaggaggagggaggagagaggagagtgaTGAAGAGTTCTCAGAGGACCAGGACATGTTTACTATTGACCTGAGCTCTGAcgaggagagagagggtgacagcag aCCTGTGTACGGTGATCAGGGGTCTATAGCCAACACGCTCACACACCCCAGCACTGACTGGATCCGTTCACAGAG TCATGGGATCAAGACGGTGGAGTCGCTCTCCATCCCTGCTGCCTGTGGTCTGTCCATCTCTTGTCCTCAGCAGACCTCTCACTTCCCCCCCCACGTTAG CGGCCTCGACGATTCTAGGCCATCAACACCGAAGAGCGACTcagagctaaccaatcagaaaaACCCTGAGATTTTGTGGACCTGGGGGGAGCTGCCGCAAGCTGCCCAG CCGGCCTTCCTGACTGACCACCAGAAGCAGCACCCTCCCCCAGTGGTCTCCATCCCGGTGTCTTCCAGCACTCATTTTAGAACCATCCTTGACATGGGACCCCCCTCCCTCAATCTCTACGCTCCCCAGCCAGGGGAGTCTGCTGCTCACAGTGAGGACAAGGACACCGAAGAAAGCAAAAGTGGAGCCAGGGCCGGACTAACTATGACGACTGTGGACAGGCCTGGAG TTGGAGAGGTGGAAAATGTTGGGCAGTTTTGTGCGGAGATTGAGGGTTTATCAGCCAGCTCAGTGTCTCCCAGGATTCTCATTGATCATCTTGAAGAAGGTGGGGCTGGAGAAAGTCCCATCAGATCAACTGATTCACCATCAAAGAGGAAAG aaAAAAGAAGCCAACACCTTGGCGCTGATGGCATTTACCTGGATGACATCACAGAGCTGCAGCCTGAAGTAGCTGCTCTCTACTTCCCTAAAAG TGACGGTGGCAGCAGCTCCATGAGAGGCGACTCTGAGTTGATGATGATGGGAATACGGAGCGCAAATCAGTCCCCCCACTCAGAGGGCAGCAGTGGGATGGGCAGCAGTGGGATGGACAGCGGTGTTGACAGTTTGTCCGACCACATAGGGGACCTGCCTCATGTTTCCATCTCTTTGTGTGGAGGACTCACTGACAACAGAGAGATCACAAGAG ATCAGTTCCAGGAGAGAGCAATTTCCTACAAGCAGTTTTCGGAAAACCCTTCTCTTATCGATGACCCCAACCTGGTTGTCAAGATAGGAAACAA GTACTTCAACTGGAACACAGCAGCTCCTGTCATGCTGGCCATGCAGGTTTATCAGAAACCACTGCCCCAG TGTTGGTGTTTGAGTTACGTGTTTTCTGCTTTTGGcctcttctcatactgcctccCTGGTCTTTTTGGCTCCAGTCATTCCCAACCT GCCTCAGTGGAGAACATCATGAAGGAGAAGATGCCAAAGAAAGGAGGACGCTGGTGGTTCTCATGGAGGACCCGGAACAGCGACTCCAAATCA GAATCAGTGACGGATGGGGGGGGAGACAGTGGAGAGAGCTCACTCACCATGCCCTCAATGAACAG CACAAAGGATGAGTCATCCTCTAGTGATGAAGACAACAGATCGTCCAATCAGGCATCAGGATCCTGCCAGCCGGAGCCCCTCATGAGTCCTGGCAGCGTCTTTTACAAGAAGACTCTTCGGCTCAACTCAGAGCAGCTG gctagCCTGCAGCTGAAAGAGGGAGCCAATGAAGTGGTGTTCAGTGTGACCACTCAGTATCAGGGCACATGTCGCTGCCATGGCACAATCTATCTGTGGAGCTGGGATGACAAGATAGTTATCTCCGATATAGATGGAACCATCACCAG GTCAGACACGCTGGGTCACATCCTCCCTACTCTGGGTAAAGACTGGACCCACCAGGGTATCGCTCGGTTCTACCACAAAGTCAGCCA GAATGGATATAAATTCATGTTCTGCTCGGCGAGGGCCATTGGTATGGCTGACATGACGCGAGGCTACCTGCACTGGGTCAATGAGAGGGGAACCATGCTGCCTATGGGCCCGGTGCTGctcagccccagcagccttttCTCTGCTTTGCACAG GGAGGTGATTGAGAAGAAACCAGAGAAGTTTAAGATTGAGTGTCTCTCAGACATAAAGCAACTGTTCTACCCCAACACTGAGCCTTTCTACGCTGCTTTTGGAAACAGAGCTACG GATGTGTATTCCTATAAGGAGGTGGGCGTTCCTCTGAACAGGATTTTCACTGTCAATCCCAAGGGGGAGCTGATACAGGAGCATGCCAAAACCAATATCTCCTC CTATGTGCGTCTGTGCGAGATGGTCGATCATGACTTTCCGCTCCTAGCTCCAAATGAGGGAGCAGACCTTCCCCGCTCTGACACCTTCGACCAGTGCTACTGGAACAAAGAACTTCCTGAAGGCACTGACGAGCAAGGTGAAGAGCCACAGCCCCTTGTGGCAAGCTGA
- the LOC117439735 gene encoding phosphatidate phosphatase LPIN1-like isoform X1, translating into MNYVGQLAGQVFVQVKELYRGLNPATLSGCIDVIVVRQPDGTLKCSPFHVRFGKMGVLRSREKLVDIEINGEPVSLHMKLGENGEAFFVKETENTMEIVPSYLATSPIVSTGAELMESQLGRGTFRHHDTIPCGSLPVQSLGMLQSDGGMIKKRRKRRRKARPEAGGGGGRREESDEEFSEDQDMFTIDLSSDEEREGDSSHGIKTVESLSIPAACGLSISCPQQTSHFPPHVSGLDDSRPSTPKSDSELTNQKNPEILWTWGELPQAAQPAFLTDHQKQHPPPVVSIPVSSSTHFRTILDMGPPSLNLYAPQPGESAAHSEDKDTEESKSGARAGLTMTTVDRPGVGEVENVGQFCAEIEGLSASSVSPRILIDHLEEGGAGESPIRSTDSPSKRKEKRSQHLGADGIYLDDITELQPEVAALYFPKSDGGSSSMRGDSELMMMGIRSANQSPHSEGSSGMGSSGMDSGVDSLSDHIGDLPHVSISLCGGLTDNREITRDQFQERAISYKQFSENPSLIDDPNLVVKIGNKYFNWNTAAPVMLAMQVYQKPLPQCWCLSYVFSAFGLFSYCLPGLFGSSHSQPASVENIMKEKMPKKGGRWWFSWRTRNSDSKSESVTDGGGDSGESSLTMPSMNSTKDESSSSDEDNRSSNQASGSCQPEPLMSPGSVFYKKTLRLNSEQLASLQLKEGANEVVFSVTTQYQGTCRCHGTIYLWSWDDKIVISDIDGTITRSDTLGHILPTLGKDWTHQGIARFYHKVSQNGYKFMFCSARAIGMADMTRGYLHWVNERGTMLPMGPVLLSPSSLFSALHREVIEKKPEKFKIECLSDIKQLFYPNTEPFYAAFGNRATDVYSYKEVGVPLNRIFTVNPKGELIQEHAKTNISSYVRLCEMVDHDFPLLAPNEGADLPRSDTFDQCYWNKELPEGTDEQGEEPQPLVAS; encoded by the exons ATGAACTATGTGGGTCAGTTGGCGGGTCAGGTGTTTGTGCAGGTCAAGGAGCTTTACAGGGGACTCAACCCTGCAACCCTGTCAGGATGTATAGATGTCATCGTGGTCCGGCAGCCCGATGGCACCCTGAAGTGCTCCCCCTTCCACGTCCGCTTCGGCAAGATGGGTGTGCTGCGTTCCAGAGAGAAACTG GTTGACATCGAAATTAACGGAGAGCCGGTGAGTTTGCACATGAAGCTGGGAGAGAATGGAGAGGCCTTCTTTGTCAAAGAAACTGAAAACACGATG GAAATAGTCCCATCCTACCTTGCGACCTCACCCATCGTGTCGACTGGTGCAGAGTTAATGGAGTCCCAGCTGGGGAGGGGCACTTTCCGTCACCATG ACACCATCCCCTGCGGTTCACTTCCTGTCCAGAGCCTGGGAATGCTGCAAAGTGATGGGGGGATGAtaaagaagaggaggaagaggaggaggaaggcacGACCAGaggcaggtggaggaggagggaggagagaggagagtgaTGAAGAGTTCTCAGAGGACCAGGACATGTTTACTATTGACCTGAGCTCTGAcgaggagagagagggtgacagcag TCATGGGATCAAGACGGTGGAGTCGCTCTCCATCCCTGCTGCCTGTGGTCTGTCCATCTCTTGTCCTCAGCAGACCTCTCACTTCCCCCCCCACGTTAG CGGCCTCGACGATTCTAGGCCATCAACACCGAAGAGCGACTcagagctaaccaatcagaaaaACCCTGAGATTTTGTGGACCTGGGGGGAGCTGCCGCAAGCTGCCCAG CCGGCCTTCCTGACTGACCACCAGAAGCAGCACCCTCCCCCAGTGGTCTCCATCCCGGTGTCTTCCAGCACTCATTTTAGAACCATCCTTGACATGGGACCCCCCTCCCTCAATCTCTACGCTCCCCAGCCAGGGGAGTCTGCTGCTCACAGTGAGGACAAGGACACCGAAGAAAGCAAAAGTGGAGCCAGGGCCGGACTAACTATGACGACTGTGGACAGGCCTGGAG TTGGAGAGGTGGAAAATGTTGGGCAGTTTTGTGCGGAGATTGAGGGTTTATCAGCCAGCTCAGTGTCTCCCAGGATTCTCATTGATCATCTTGAAGAAGGTGGGGCTGGAGAAAGTCCCATCAGATCAACTGATTCACCATCAAAGAGGAAAG aaAAAAGAAGCCAACACCTTGGCGCTGATGGCATTTACCTGGATGACATCACAGAGCTGCAGCCTGAAGTAGCTGCTCTCTACTTCCCTAAAAG TGACGGTGGCAGCAGCTCCATGAGAGGCGACTCTGAGTTGATGATGATGGGAATACGGAGCGCAAATCAGTCCCCCCACTCAGAGGGCAGCAGTGGGATGGGCAGCAGTGGGATGGACAGCGGTGTTGACAGTTTGTCCGACCACATAGGGGACCTGCCTCATGTTTCCATCTCTTTGTGTGGAGGACTCACTGACAACAGAGAGATCACAAGAG ATCAGTTCCAGGAGAGAGCAATTTCCTACAAGCAGTTTTCGGAAAACCCTTCTCTTATCGATGACCCCAACCTGGTTGTCAAGATAGGAAACAA GTACTTCAACTGGAACACAGCAGCTCCTGTCATGCTGGCCATGCAGGTTTATCAGAAACCACTGCCCCAG TGTTGGTGTTTGAGTTACGTGTTTTCTGCTTTTGGcctcttctcatactgcctccCTGGTCTTTTTGGCTCCAGTCATTCCCAACCT GCCTCAGTGGAGAACATCATGAAGGAGAAGATGCCAAAGAAAGGAGGACGCTGGTGGTTCTCATGGAGGACCCGGAACAGCGACTCCAAATCA GAATCAGTGACGGATGGGGGGGGAGACAGTGGAGAGAGCTCACTCACCATGCCCTCAATGAACAG CACAAAGGATGAGTCATCCTCTAGTGATGAAGACAACAGATCGTCCAATCAGGCATCAGGATCCTGCCAGCCGGAGCCCCTCATGAGTCCTGGCAGCGTCTTTTACAAGAAGACTCTTCGGCTCAACTCAGAGCAGCTG gctagCCTGCAGCTGAAAGAGGGAGCCAATGAAGTGGTGTTCAGTGTGACCACTCAGTATCAGGGCACATGTCGCTGCCATGGCACAATCTATCTGTGGAGCTGGGATGACAAGATAGTTATCTCCGATATAGATGGAACCATCACCAG GTCAGACACGCTGGGTCACATCCTCCCTACTCTGGGTAAAGACTGGACCCACCAGGGTATCGCTCGGTTCTACCACAAAGTCAGCCA GAATGGATATAAATTCATGTTCTGCTCGGCGAGGGCCATTGGTATGGCTGACATGACGCGAGGCTACCTGCACTGGGTCAATGAGAGGGGAACCATGCTGCCTATGGGCCCGGTGCTGctcagccccagcagccttttCTCTGCTTTGCACAG GGAGGTGATTGAGAAGAAACCAGAGAAGTTTAAGATTGAGTGTCTCTCAGACATAAAGCAACTGTTCTACCCCAACACTGAGCCTTTCTACGCTGCTTTTGGAAACAGAGCTACG GATGTGTATTCCTATAAGGAGGTGGGCGTTCCTCTGAACAGGATTTTCACTGTCAATCCCAAGGGGGAGCTGATACAGGAGCATGCCAAAACCAATATCTCCTC CTATGTGCGTCTGTGCGAGATGGTCGATCATGACTTTCCGCTCCTAGCTCCAAATGAGGGAGCAGACCTTCCCCGCTCTGACACCTTCGACCAGTGCTACTGGAACAAAGAACTTCCTGAAGGCACTGACGAGCAAGGTGAAGAGCCACAGCCCCTTGTGGCAAGCTGA